One window from the genome of Sebastes umbrosus isolate fSebUmb1 chromosome 12, fSebUmb1.pri, whole genome shotgun sequence encodes:
- the mpz gene encoding myelin protein P0 isoform X2, whose amino-acid sequence MLTFLALASVVLLGIVPEQSQAIVIYTGWERHALLGSDVRLSCSFFSWRWTSEDVTFSWTYRPDGSRDSISIFHYTGGAPYVDNKGPFRDRVEFVGNPGRRDGSILIKNLDYNDNGTFTCDAKNPPDIVGRPSSVRLLVFEKVPIQAGVITGAIIGVVLGLLVLIVVIYYLMRFLVARRVFSLSVSKHGKKKKEGSQQRQGPVPSADPSKIKV is encoded by the exons ATGCTGACGTTTTTAGCGCTGGCGTCGGTCGTCCTCCTGGgaatag TGCCTGAGCAGTCCCAGGCCATAGTGATTTACACCGGCTGGGAGCGCCACGCCCTGTTGGGCTCCGACGTCCGGCTGTCCTGTTCCTTCTTCTCCTGGCGCTGGACCTCAGAGGACGTCACCTTCTCCTGGACGTACAGGCCTGATGGCTCCCGGGACAGCATCTCT ATCTTCCACTACACCGGCGGTGCCCCCTATGTAGACAACAAAGGACCATTCAGAGACCGGGTGGAGTTTGTGGGGAACCCGGGCCGCCGTGATGGCTCCATCCTGATCAAGAACCTGGACTACAACGACAACGGCACCTTCACCTGCGACGCCAAGAACCCCCCTGACATAGTGGGCCGGCCTTCAAGCGTCCGCCTGCTGGTCTTTGAAAAGG TGCCCATCCAGGCTGGTGTGATCACAGGGGCCATCATTGGGGTGGTGCTGGGCCTTCTCGTGCTCATCGTGGTCATCTACTACCTGATGAGGTTCCTGGTGGCGCGCCGCGTCTTCAGCCTCAGTGTCAG CAAACATggcaagaaaaagaaagagggatCACAGCAGAGACAG
- the mpz gene encoding myelin protein P0 isoform X3: MLTFLALASVVLLGIVPEQSQAIVIYTGWERHALLGSDVRLSCSFFSWRWTSEDVTFSWTYRPDGSRDSISIFHYTGGAPYVDNKGPFRDRVEFVGNPGRRDGSILIKNLDYNDNGTFTCDAKNPPDIVGRPSSVRLLVFEKVPIQAGVITGAIIGVVLGLLVLIVVIYYLMRFLVARRVFSLSVSKHGKKKKEGSQQRQLWTPPPLTCYPLP, from the exons ATGCTGACGTTTTTAGCGCTGGCGTCGGTCGTCCTCCTGGgaatag TGCCTGAGCAGTCCCAGGCCATAGTGATTTACACCGGCTGGGAGCGCCACGCCCTGTTGGGCTCCGACGTCCGGCTGTCCTGTTCCTTCTTCTCCTGGCGCTGGACCTCAGAGGACGTCACCTTCTCCTGGACGTACAGGCCTGATGGCTCCCGGGACAGCATCTCT ATCTTCCACTACACCGGCGGTGCCCCCTATGTAGACAACAAAGGACCATTCAGAGACCGGGTGGAGTTTGTGGGGAACCCGGGCCGCCGTGATGGCTCCATCCTGATCAAGAACCTGGACTACAACGACAACGGCACCTTCACCTGCGACGCCAAGAACCCCCCTGACATAGTGGGCCGGCCTTCAAGCGTCCGCCTGCTGGTCTTTGAAAAGG TGCCCATCCAGGCTGGTGTGATCACAGGGGCCATCATTGGGGTGGTGCTGGGCCTTCTCGTGCTCATCGTGGTCATCTACTACCTGATGAGGTTCCTGGTGGCGCGCCGCGTCTTCAGCCTCAGTGTCAG CAAACATggcaagaaaaagaaagagggatCACAGCAGAGACAG
- the mpz gene encoding myelin protein P0 isoform X4 produces MLTFLALASVVLLGIVPEQSQAIVIYTGWERHALLGSDVRLSCSFFSWRWTSEDVTFSWTYRPDGSRDSISIFHYTGGAPYVDNKGPFRDRVEFVGNPGRRDGSILIKNLDYNDNGTFTCDAKNPPDIVGRPSSVRLLVFEKVPIQAGVITGAIIGVVLGLLVLIVVIYYLMRFLVARRVFSLSVSKHGKKKKEGSQQRQIKV; encoded by the exons ATGCTGACGTTTTTAGCGCTGGCGTCGGTCGTCCTCCTGGgaatag TGCCTGAGCAGTCCCAGGCCATAGTGATTTACACCGGCTGGGAGCGCCACGCCCTGTTGGGCTCCGACGTCCGGCTGTCCTGTTCCTTCTTCTCCTGGCGCTGGACCTCAGAGGACGTCACCTTCTCCTGGACGTACAGGCCTGATGGCTCCCGGGACAGCATCTCT ATCTTCCACTACACCGGCGGTGCCCCCTATGTAGACAACAAAGGACCATTCAGAGACCGGGTGGAGTTTGTGGGGAACCCGGGCCGCCGTGATGGCTCCATCCTGATCAAGAACCTGGACTACAACGACAACGGCACCTTCACCTGCGACGCCAAGAACCCCCCTGACATAGTGGGCCGGCCTTCAAGCGTCCGCCTGCTGGTCTTTGAAAAGG TGCCCATCCAGGCTGGTGTGATCACAGGGGCCATCATTGGGGTGGTGCTGGGCCTTCTCGTGCTCATCGTGGTCATCTACTACCTGATGAGGTTCCTGGTGGCGCGCCGCGTCTTCAGCCTCAGTGTCAG CAAACATggcaagaaaaagaaagagggatCACAGCAGAGACAG